One segment of Streptomyces sp. YIM 121038 DNA contains the following:
- a CDS encoding RRQRL motif-containing zinc-binding protein, with product MPHAYADCFDPTGARYGIPAYPYRLAPAGLATRRQLRARGLRPGGQPIAAQVMRANRRTGGHQVAYLYRIDLAKPVRPMTSRKWGALALAMLARRTCPRCRRDVGYCIPRSYGICGACIAATEQHAA from the coding sequence ATGCCGCACGCGTACGCCGACTGCTTCGACCCCACCGGTGCCCGCTACGGGATACCCGCCTACCCCTACCGCCTCGCCCCTGCCGGCCTGGCCACGCGGCGCCAGCTGCGGGCCCGCGGGCTGCGGCCGGGCGGGCAGCCGATCGCCGCGCAGGTCATGCGCGCCAACCGCCGCACCGGCGGGCACCAGGTCGCCTACCTGTACCGGATCGACCTGGCCAAGCCGGTCCGGCCGATGACCTCGCGCAAGTGGGGTGCGCTCGCGCTGGCCATGCTGGCGCGCCGCACCTGCCCGCGCTGCCGCCGCGACGTCGGCTACTGCATCCCGCGCTCCTACGGCATCTGCGGCGCCTGCATCGCCGCCACCGAACAGCACGCTGCCTGA
- a CDS encoding DNA cytosine methyltransferase yields the protein MNHPTDIRHTSGAPPRIVALCAGYGGLETAIRAGIGGRVAAYAENDPHAAAVFAAHHPAVPNLGDITAMDWHQVRDQYAPDVISAGFPCRNISNAGRRDGINGQWSRVWKNVAQAVGYLRPRLVFLENVAALRSRGLDVVAQDLAALGYDARWTCLRAGDPETGAPHERDRWFALAYPAAEDPHGAAWGQWRPAAAGEAEGGRARADAGGRGGLPAAAPARRLRLLPTPKASDGPHGGPNQRDTSGRYYLPGQAVRLDERWVATDGTDYGPAIRRWEHLTGRAAPCPTEPGARGNRRLSPAFAEWMMGLPAGWVTAVPGIPRKEQLRIIGNGVVPQQAHHAYGLLLGATAAPALEVAA from the coding sequence ATGAACCACCCCACTGACATCCGGCACACCTCCGGGGCACCGCCAAGGATCGTCGCCCTGTGCGCCGGCTATGGCGGACTGGAGACGGCGATCCGTGCCGGGATCGGCGGCCGGGTGGCCGCCTACGCCGAGAACGACCCGCACGCCGCGGCCGTGTTCGCCGCGCACCACCCCGCGGTGCCCAACCTCGGGGACATCACCGCCATGGACTGGCACCAAGTCCGCGACCAGTACGCCCCGGACGTGATCAGCGCCGGTTTCCCCTGCCGCAACATCAGCAACGCTGGACGAAGGGATGGAATCAATGGCCAGTGGTCGCGCGTCTGGAAAAACGTCGCTCAGGCTGTGGGCTACCTTCGACCGCGCCTCGTCTTCCTGGAAAACGTGGCGGCGCTCCGCTCGCGGGGGCTGGACGTCGTCGCCCAGGACCTGGCCGCGCTCGGGTATGACGCGCGCTGGACATGTCTACGAGCTGGTGACCCCGAAACCGGCGCCCCGCACGAGCGCGACCGCTGGTTCGCCCTCGCCTATCCGGCTGCTGAAGACCCCCACGGCGCAGCTTGGGGCCAATGGCGGCCCGCAGCCGCCGGCGAAGCGGAAGGCGGGCGGGCACGGGCCGACGCTGGAGGACGAGGTGGTCTTCCTGCTGCCGCCCCCGCCCGCCGGCTGAGGCTGCTGCCCACCCCCAAGGCCTCCGACGGACCCCACGGCGGCCCCAACCAGCGCGACACCTCGGGCCGCTACTACCTGCCCGGCCAGGCCGTGCGTCTCGATGAGCGCTGGGTGGCCACCGACGGCACCGACTACGGGCCCGCCATCCGCCGCTGGGAACACCTCACCGGCCGGGCGGCACCCTGCCCGACCGAGCCCGGCGCCCGCGGCAACCGGCGACTCTCCCCGGCGTTCGCCGAATGGATGATGGGCCTCCCGGCCGGCTGGGTCACCGCCGTGCCCGGCATCCCCCGCAAGGAACAGCTCCGCATCATCGGCAACGGCGTCGTGCCCCAACAGGCCCACCACGCCTACGGCCTGCTCCTCGGCGCCACCGCCGCGCCCGCGCTGGAGGTGGCGGCATGA
- the traB gene encoding plasmid transfer protein TraB: MQAQLAQLVNTREGGTGASGVSNYLLGRAKPHLPPWLGVAGVGLAGVLGHERWAASPAAAVGLTLTSVAMSGGAWVIGKSASKQRRLHSAITTALGSAWLTAACLAGPAAGPVDDLYLMGGPALALSWNVRIFMRTSDTGEQSSGDGGLMEKIGLARAQIRAARVEPNRATARVELDAGTQTNADMAGALPRIASALDLPASAVRYQPDPDSARRGDLVIVPEDMLAETVEWEGPSNLGGSIADPLVIGRYDDGSPLLLWLPGDPESGRNGTHVLVAGGTGSGKGDAALNLQTEILSRRDVTMVFSDPKSFQDFRPLLPGYDWAVEGGAPTETMVAAVQAAIPARTRWLGQHQYRQWIPEAAHEQTDPAHSCRPDGRACGCAGMPFMVAWFEEAANTLRFVGDDAFTGIAQEARSAGVSLVISLQRPSYDQMSTSTRASLPSVIALGCHPDDEGFSLPDEVLAAGAHPGAWRNRKPGYCYVVSPGIDEDRYASPGRTWRFTPGAVDTMQQLALWAQRHGAAADPVTAGALKSVAGTAYTGRPASEPGDGPVVRPIRSGDDQDVEDAGLLVDPEDADIDPEAELPEAQQGDDAPLFGTDSGRKPSPAEARELFAQALDEFEAAGRMVVGPRDFMDWCDAHDLTRSWVSKRLKAAAIQGRLEATNTTGRWRIIPERAAA, encoded by the coding sequence ATGCAGGCGCAGCTCGCGCAACTGGTGAACACCCGCGAAGGCGGCACCGGCGCCAGCGGGGTCAGCAACTACCTGCTGGGCAGGGCCAAGCCGCACCTGCCGCCCTGGCTCGGGGTGGCCGGGGTCGGCCTGGCCGGAGTCCTCGGCCACGAGCGGTGGGCGGCGAGCCCGGCCGCCGCCGTCGGCCTGACCCTCACCTCCGTCGCCATGTCCGGCGGTGCGTGGGTGATCGGCAAGAGCGCCAGCAAGCAGCGGCGGCTCCACTCGGCGATCACCACGGCGCTGGGCTCGGCGTGGCTGACGGCCGCCTGCCTCGCAGGGCCCGCCGCCGGGCCGGTCGATGACCTCTACCTGATGGGCGGTCCGGCGTTGGCGTTGTCGTGGAACGTGCGGATCTTCATGCGCACCTCCGACACCGGCGAGCAGAGCAGCGGGGACGGCGGGCTGATGGAGAAGATCGGCCTGGCCCGGGCGCAGATCCGCGCCGCGCGGGTGGAGCCGAACCGGGCCACGGCACGCGTGGAACTCGATGCGGGCACGCAGACCAACGCGGACATGGCCGGGGCGCTGCCCCGCATCGCCTCCGCGCTGGACCTGCCCGCCTCCGCAGTGCGCTACCAGCCCGACCCCGACTCGGCCCGCCGCGGCGACCTGGTCATCGTCCCCGAAGACATGCTCGCCGAGACCGTGGAATGGGAAGGCCCCTCCAACCTCGGCGGGTCGATCGCCGATCCGCTGGTGATCGGCCGGTATGACGATGGCTCGCCGTTGCTGCTGTGGCTGCCCGGGGACCCGGAGTCCGGACGGAACGGCACGCACGTGCTGGTCGCGGGCGGAACGGGCTCCGGCAAGGGCGACGCCGCACTGAACCTGCAGACTGAAATCCTCTCCCGCCGCGACGTGACGATGGTCTTCTCCGACCCCAAGTCCTTCCAGGACTTCCGCCCGCTGCTGCCTGGCTACGACTGGGCAGTGGAGGGTGGGGCCCCGACCGAGACCATGGTGGCGGCCGTGCAGGCGGCGATCCCGGCCCGCACTCGCTGGCTCGGCCAGCACCAGTACCGCCAGTGGATCCCCGAAGCCGCACACGAGCAGACCGACCCGGCCCACTCCTGCCGCCCTGACGGACGCGCGTGCGGGTGTGCGGGGATGCCGTTCATGGTCGCCTGGTTCGAGGAGGCCGCGAACACCCTGCGGTTCGTCGGTGACGACGCGTTCACCGGCATTGCCCAAGAAGCCCGCTCCGCGGGCGTCTCCCTGGTCATCTCCCTCCAGCGCCCGTCCTACGACCAGATGTCGACATCCACCAGGGCCTCGCTGCCGTCGGTGATCGCGCTCGGCTGCCACCCTGACGACGAAGGCTTCAGCCTGCCCGACGAAGTCCTCGCCGCGGGCGCCCACCCGGGGGCGTGGCGCAACCGCAAGCCCGGCTACTGCTACGTCGTCTCACCCGGCATCGACGAAGACCGCTACGCCTCACCGGGCCGCACCTGGCGCTTCACACCGGGCGCCGTGGACACCATGCAGCAACTCGCCCTGTGGGCACAGCGCCACGGTGCCGCCGCCGACCCCGTCACCGCCGGCGCACTCAAGAGCGTGGCCGGGACCGCGTATACCGGACGTCCCGCCTCCGAGCCGGGCGACGGTCCAGTGGTGCGGCCGATCCGATCGGGCGACGATCAGGACGTGGAGGACGCGGGCCTGCTGGTCGACCCCGAGGACGCAGACATCGACCCCGAAGCCGAGCTGCCCGAAGCGCAGCAGGGCGACGACGCCCCGCTGTTCGGGACGGACAGCGGCCGTAAGCCCTCCCCGGCTGAGGCCCGTGAGCTGTTCGCGCAGGCACTGGATGAGTTCGAGGCCGCCGGGCGGATGGTCGTCGGCCCGCGCGACTTCATGGACTGGTGCGACGCTCACGACCTGACCCGCTCATGGGTGTCCAAGCGCCTGAAGGCTGCCGCGATCCAGGGCCGCCTGGAGGCGACCAACACCACAGGCCGATGGCGAATCATCCCCGAGCGCGCCGCAGCGTGA
- a CDS encoding NUDIX hydrolase has translation MARPRMAAGALFFDEQGRVMLLEPTYKDYRDIPGGYVDVGESPLQACVREVREELGITPGIGRLLAVDWAPSPTEGDKVLYLFDGGALPARLQEQIRLQRSEIKAYAFHSVDDVDSLTIPRLARRVRAAVIARSEGQVAYLEHGQHPER, from the coding sequence ATGGCGCGTCCGCGCATGGCCGCGGGCGCCCTGTTCTTTGACGAGCAGGGCCGCGTCATGCTCCTTGAGCCGACGTACAAGGACTACCGGGATATCCCGGGTGGGTACGTCGACGTCGGCGAGTCTCCGTTGCAGGCATGTGTGCGGGAGGTCCGCGAGGAGCTGGGCATCACGCCAGGGATCGGTCGTCTGCTGGCCGTCGACTGGGCCCCCAGCCCTACTGAAGGCGACAAGGTGCTGTATCTCTTCGACGGTGGTGCTCTACCGGCGCGGCTTCAGGAACAGATCCGGTTGCAGCGTTCCGAGATCAAGGCGTATGCCTTCCACAGCGTCGACGACGTCGACTCTCTGACCATTCCGCGCCTCGCACGCCGGGTCCGGGCTGCCGTGATCGCTCGTAGCGAGGGCCAGGTGGCCTATCTGGAGCACGGCCAGCATCCAGAGCGGTAG
- a CDS encoding DNA primase, translating into MSEHLRTALQLAAKGVPVLPLRVGKAPFGNCCACAKNACGGRPNMKQAGPCRCPRPCHAWAAATTDPGTLTSPAWTAAWRQATAIAYHPAGARLTVVDLDHADAIAWAQAHLPPTRTLPTTRGQHWLYAGTMPSSHGVRPGIDIKSRMAYARWLGPGTGTPAALPDIVRALAVKKPATARPTPSSLSVPAPAGGGACPHRTPAYLERGIAMAEQRITDARSAVHATVYRTFLAVLSTHGRCGCLTDTDVVRLFAAAQAKGETARHCTDAWANARARLGL; encoded by the coding sequence ATGAGTGAGCACCTGCGCACCGCGCTCCAGCTCGCGGCCAAAGGCGTGCCGGTGCTGCCGCTGCGCGTGGGCAAAGCCCCCTTCGGCAACTGCTGCGCCTGCGCCAAGAACGCCTGCGGCGGCCGACCCAACATGAAACAGGCCGGGCCGTGCAGGTGCCCGCGCCCGTGCCACGCCTGGGCTGCCGCGACCACCGACCCGGGCACGCTCACCTCCCCGGCCTGGACGGCCGCATGGCGGCAAGCCACCGCCATCGCCTACCACCCCGCCGGTGCCCGCCTCACCGTCGTCGACCTCGACCACGCCGACGCCATCGCCTGGGCCCAAGCCCACCTGCCCCCCACCCGCACCCTGCCCACCACACGCGGCCAGCACTGGCTCTACGCGGGCACCATGCCCTCCTCACACGGAGTACGCCCCGGCATCGACATCAAGTCCCGCATGGCCTACGCCCGCTGGCTCGGCCCCGGCACCGGCACCCCCGCGGCGCTGCCGGACATCGTGCGCGCGCTGGCCGTGAAGAAGCCCGCCACGGCCCGGCCCACGCCGAGCTCCCTCAGCGTGCCCGCACCCGCCGGGGGCGGAGCATGCCCCCACCGCACGCCCGCCTACCTGGAGCGCGGCATCGCCATGGCCGAGCAGCGCATCACCGACGCCCGCAGCGCCGTGCACGCCACCGTCTACCGCACCTTCCTGGCCGTGCTGTCCACGCACGGCCGGTGCGGCTGCCTCACCGACACCGACGTGGTGCGGCTGTTCGCCGCCGCGCAGGCCAAGGGCGAGACCGCCCGGCACTGCACGGATGCGTGGGCCAACGCCCGCGCCCGGCTGGGGCTGTGA
- a CDS encoding winged helix-turn-helix domain-containing protein has product MTPTSDDARRVNEQIAETLRDEIKTGRLKVGDKLPSVRAIAERFEVAPGTATKAVQLLAKWELVAPDSTRGYFVSAQVSGDEEVPGPSPEFAAIMEEVAAMREHLARLDERLQRLEDSEKRG; this is encoded by the coding sequence ATGACGCCTACTTCTGACGACGCGCGACGGGTGAACGAGCAGATCGCCGAGACCCTGCGGGACGAGATCAAGACCGGCAGGCTGAAGGTGGGAGACAAGCTCCCCTCGGTTCGCGCGATCGCCGAGCGCTTCGAGGTCGCCCCGGGGACGGCGACCAAAGCCGTCCAACTGCTCGCGAAGTGGGAGCTGGTGGCCCCCGACTCGACGCGCGGCTACTTCGTGAGCGCTCAGGTCTCAGGCGATGAGGAAGTGCCGGGCCCCAGCCCCGAGTTCGCGGCCATCATGGAGGAGGTCGCAGCGATGCGTGAGCACCTAGCGCGTCTCGACGAGCGGCTCCAGCGGTTGGAGGATTCGGAGAAGCGAGGTTGA
- a CDS encoding HNH endonuclease signature motif containing protein produces MATAWLVLAAGDNRKHGGNGGYDDLPSEHYSWDSSVPHHASLAAGDVIAVWDKTALLGISVIEAIETGQAVKEVYRCPGCGKADFQPRKTKRPVYVCLKCPARFDVPTAGTKTVTTYRSRHGAAWVDMPGVLSGAELRALCDNPRTQHSLRSMRWEGLRSAIEETGAATSVDIADSAQRAIAGGHRQATVRARLGQAAFRRQLLQAHGQTCAITGPAPAAVLEAAHLYSYAVSGEHHSDGGLLLRRDVHRLFDLGLLVVDPASLTVDVAAPLLPYPAYAALHGAPLAVPVTTRHRAWLRAHRDLHRHGRPATAPASRGELDQV; encoded by the coding sequence GTGGCAACGGCGTGGCTGGTCCTGGCGGCGGGCGACAATCGCAAGCACGGGGGGAATGGCGGCTATGACGATCTGCCGTCGGAGCACTACAGCTGGGACAGCTCGGTGCCGCATCACGCGTCCCTGGCCGCCGGGGACGTGATCGCTGTATGGGACAAGACGGCCCTGCTGGGCATCTCCGTCATCGAGGCGATCGAGACCGGCCAGGCCGTGAAGGAGGTCTACCGCTGCCCCGGGTGCGGCAAGGCGGACTTCCAGCCGCGCAAGACGAAGCGGCCCGTATACGTCTGCCTGAAGTGCCCGGCGAGATTCGACGTCCCCACGGCCGGGACCAAGACCGTGACGACCTACCGCTCGCGCCACGGTGCGGCCTGGGTCGACATGCCCGGGGTGCTGAGCGGCGCCGAACTGCGGGCTCTGTGTGACAACCCCCGCACGCAGCACAGCTTGCGCTCGATGCGGTGGGAAGGGCTGCGGTCCGCGATCGAGGAGACCGGCGCGGCCACGAGCGTGGATATCGCCGACAGCGCGCAACGGGCGATCGCGGGCGGGCACCGGCAGGCCACCGTGCGCGCCCGGCTGGGCCAGGCCGCCTTCCGCCGCCAGCTCTTGCAGGCCCACGGGCAGACCTGCGCCATCACCGGGCCCGCCCCGGCGGCGGTGCTGGAGGCCGCCCACCTGTATAGCTACGCGGTCAGCGGCGAGCACCACAGCGACGGCGGGCTGCTGCTGCGCCGCGATGTCCACCGACTGTTCGACCTGGGCCTCCTGGTGGTCGACCCGGCCTCGCTGACGGTGGATGTCGCAGCCCCGCTGCTGCCCTACCCCGCGTACGCGGCCCTGCACGGCGCGCCGCTGGCCGTCCCGGTCACCACACGCCACCGGGCATGGCTGCGGGCTCACCGGGACCTCCACCGCCACGGCCGGCCCGCCACGGCACCTGCCTCCCGGGGCGAGCTGGACCAGGTGTAG
- a CDS encoding helix-turn-helix transcriptional regulator, whose product MRGMTQHLTTGERVAWYRHRRGLSQEVLAGLVGRTSDWLGKAENNRIELDRLSVIRALAHALDVSVGDLIGEPTLLEWSDDSGRRTVPALREALMDYRQLTPLLSPPADGEPSTLANLRADVGEVWDAYQASRFGFATRQLPLLLADALLAARTYAGEEREEANALLALTYQGAAMVLGKLGENELAWMAADRGLAAAQQSGNNVITGSLFRSVTHCLLSTGRYETAVQLVGDAAGFLEPGLSEATPSFLSVYGTLFLAGSMAAARAEDRATIQAFLREAEATATRLGTDANHMWTAFGPTNVAIHKVATAGELGDFQVASDLGPQIDTSSLPVERRVRHDLEVARALTARNRTDEALAVVLEAEQLAPEQVRHHYMSRELVLGWVRGTRGRPSSSVADLADRLRVV is encoded by the coding sequence ATGCGAGGAATGACGCAGCACCTGACAACCGGCGAGCGCGTGGCCTGGTACCGGCATCGCCGAGGCCTCTCCCAGGAAGTGCTGGCCGGACTGGTTGGCCGTACGTCGGACTGGCTCGGCAAGGCGGAGAACAACCGTATCGAGCTCGATCGCCTCTCCGTGATCCGCGCCCTGGCGCACGCCTTGGACGTGTCCGTCGGCGACCTGATCGGCGAGCCCACCCTCCTAGAGTGGTCGGACGACAGCGGCCGGCGTACCGTCCCCGCCCTGCGTGAAGCCCTCATGGACTACCGCCAGTTGACTCCGCTCTTGAGCCCGCCTGCCGACGGCGAGCCCTCGACCCTGGCGAACCTTCGTGCCGACGTCGGTGAGGTGTGGGACGCCTACCAGGCATCGCGCTTCGGCTTTGCCACGCGGCAGCTGCCGCTCCTCCTGGCCGACGCCCTCCTGGCCGCCCGTACGTACGCGGGAGAGGAGCGCGAGGAAGCCAACGCCCTGCTGGCGCTGACGTACCAGGGCGCGGCGATGGTGCTCGGCAAGCTTGGGGAGAACGAACTCGCGTGGATGGCCGCCGACCGCGGACTGGCCGCCGCCCAGCAGAGTGGCAACAACGTGATCACGGGATCGCTCTTCCGCTCCGTGACCCACTGCCTGCTGTCGACCGGGCGATACGAGACCGCCGTGCAACTCGTGGGCGACGCGGCCGGATTCCTGGAGCCAGGGCTCAGCGAGGCGACGCCCTCGTTCCTGTCCGTCTACGGGACCTTGTTCCTGGCCGGGTCGATGGCGGCCGCCCGCGCGGAGGACCGCGCGACGATACAGGCCTTCCTACGCGAGGCGGAAGCGACAGCAACGCGGCTCGGCACCGACGCCAACCACATGTGGACCGCCTTCGGCCCCACCAACGTTGCCATCCACAAGGTGGCCACGGCCGGGGAACTCGGAGACTTCCAGGTCGCTTCCGACCTCGGCCCGCAGATCGACACGAGCAGCCTGCCCGTCGAGCGCCGGGTGCGCCATGACCTCGAAGTAGCGCGCGCACTCACCGCCCGAAACCGCACAGACGAAGCACTCGCCGTCGTCCTCGAAGCAGAACAGCTCGCACCCGAGCAGGTCAGGCACCACTACATGAGCCGCGAACTCGTACTCGGCTGGGTCCGCGGCACCCGCGGCCGGCCGAGCAGCTCCGTGGCTGACCTGGCCGACAGGCTTCGAGTCGTCTGA
- the traA gene encoding plasmid transfer protein TraA — protein sequence MATPTRNGAAGANKGNKFANAGAAAGGFVGAMGGSFMPSININVNRPSRHGAGGGQSLLPPPEFNSPAQVRNYCNTLRAAGVMLSMEVAMAAEIMQSVLAAVPDPEGRVLGSRLRAAKVSRKLKKSANALRDAAKNAAATYAVFQQEYQEEINRVRHRARKPKTPAMNWAQQ from the coding sequence ATGGCCACCCCCACCCGCAACGGCGCTGCGGGCGCCAACAAGGGCAACAAGTTCGCCAACGCCGGAGCCGCCGCCGGCGGCTTCGTCGGCGCCATGGGCGGCAGCTTCATGCCGTCCATCAACATCAACGTCAACCGGCCCTCCCGCCACGGTGCCGGGGGCGGGCAGTCGCTGCTGCCGCCGCCGGAGTTCAACAGCCCCGCCCAGGTGCGCAACTACTGCAACACCCTGCGCGCGGCCGGGGTGATGCTGTCCATGGAGGTCGCCATGGCCGCCGAGATCATGCAAAGCGTCCTCGCCGCGGTGCCGGACCCGGAGGGGCGGGTGCTGGGCTCGCGGCTCCGCGCCGCGAAGGTCTCCCGCAAGCTGAAGAAGTCCGCGAACGCGCTGCGCGACGCGGCCAAGAACGCCGCGGCCACGTACGCGGTGTTCCAGCAGGAGTACCAGGAGGAGATCAACCGCGTCCGCCACCGGGCCCGTAAGCCGAAGACGCCCGCGATGAACTGGGCACAGCAGTGA
- a CDS encoding HNH endonuclease, whose product MPSHLARRGKHESERRRRRYFPLWEELTVVTAHDGRCVYCLAPSEVKDHVIPYKRGGDDDPRNLAPACVACNLAKGDRTPLEFAALSLNPGVWGPGGHPGRGRLRDEMDELRRRYEVWVERIECTQLEILNPRRRSWFQYDLGSTYFNTKTPPTIRVRAAIYRAFYPRHIAQAAATDWTTDHFTFRAFQHRRWGVESEDPNDWKLAWPDPQSG is encoded by the coding sequence ATGCCCTCACACCTCGCGCGGCGCGGGAAACATGAATCAGAGCGGCGCAGGCGGCGCTACTTTCCCCTGTGGGAAGAACTCACCGTGGTGACCGCCCACGACGGGCGGTGCGTGTACTGCCTGGCTCCCTCTGAGGTCAAAGACCACGTCATCCCCTACAAGCGCGGCGGAGACGACGACCCGCGCAACCTCGCTCCGGCGTGCGTGGCCTGCAACCTCGCCAAAGGCGACCGCACACCGCTGGAGTTCGCCGCGCTCAGCCTCAACCCCGGCGTCTGGGGCCCGGGCGGACACCCGGGACGAGGACGATTACGAGACGAGATGGACGAGCTGCGCCGACGCTATGAAGTATGGGTGGAGCGCATCGAGTGCACACAGCTCGAAATCCTCAACCCGCGCCGCAGGAGCTGGTTCCAGTACGACCTGGGCAGCACCTATTTCAACACCAAGACGCCGCCAACGATCCGGGTGAGGGCGGCCATCTACCGCGCCTTCTACCCCCGGCACATCGCGCAGGCCGCGGCGACGGACTGGACCACGGACCACTTCACCTTCCGCGCCTTTCAGCACCGCCGCTGGGGTGTGGAATCCGAGGACCCCAACGACTGGAAGCTGGCCTGGCCCGACCCGCAGTCGGGCTAG
- a CDS encoding DUF2637 domain-containing protein — protein sequence MNAVHIRSAERALTLGTWLIVCGAMLYSVLTVTPLMAAHTPARWEWTAPILPLVVDAAVVIVVRLDSVLARLGGRGGGWPVVLRWMTGGMTLALNTADSALQKDLVGVAVHAVAPLLLIVTAETSLAYRRALADAVAALEARQQAERDVAEQAARERAERARAQAREEREHAAVLAREQREHEARLAREQAEREDWRWRAEREGRERAAAAEREARERREREREQRESDRERLAREAAEQAAQQRRAAQEAAVREQRERQQRAEREQAALLERGPAAGKLPEPEARQIVSAAFVAELSVRAAAELCGWSVGWVSARYAEQRQPHTGVRADLAIASR from the coding sequence GTGAACGCTGTTCATATCCGTTCAGCGGAGCGGGCGCTGACTTTGGGCACGTGGTTGATCGTGTGCGGGGCGATGCTCTACTCCGTGCTCACGGTCACGCCGCTGATGGCCGCGCACACCCCCGCTCGGTGGGAGTGGACGGCGCCCATCCTGCCCCTGGTCGTGGATGCCGCCGTGGTGATCGTGGTCCGCCTGGACTCCGTGCTCGCTCGTTTGGGTGGGCGTGGGGGCGGGTGGCCGGTCGTGCTGCGGTGGATGACCGGCGGTATGACGCTCGCCCTGAACACCGCCGATTCCGCCCTGCAGAAGGACCTGGTCGGGGTGGCGGTGCATGCGGTGGCGCCGCTGCTGCTGATCGTCACCGCCGAGACCAGCCTGGCCTACCGCCGCGCCCTCGCGGACGCCGTCGCGGCGCTGGAGGCCCGGCAGCAGGCCGAGCGCGACGTAGCTGAGCAAGCGGCCCGGGAACGCGCCGAGCGGGCCCGTGCGCAGGCGCGGGAGGAGCGCGAGCACGCTGCCGTGCTGGCGCGTGAACAGCGTGAACACGAGGCCCGCTTGGCCCGTGAACAGGCTGAGCGGGAGGACTGGCGGTGGCGTGCGGAGCGTGAAGGCCGTGAGCGGGCAGCAGCCGCTGAGCGGGAGGCGCGTGAACGCCGTGAACGCGAGCGTGAACAGCGCGAGTCCGACCGTGAACGCCTCGCCCGCGAGGCCGCCGAGCAAGCCGCGCAGCAACGCCGCGCGGCGCAGGAGGCTGCCGTTCGTGAACAGCGTGAACGCCAGCAGCGGGCAGAGCGTGAACAAGCTGCGCTGCTGGAGCGTGGCCCGGCTGCGGGCAAGCTGCCCGAGCCCGAGGCCCGGCAGATCGTGAGTGCCGCGTTCGTGGCGGAGTTGTCGGTGCGGGCGGCGGCGGAGTTGTGCGGCTGGTCGGTGGGCTGGGTCTCGGCGCGCTATGCCGAGCAGCGCCAGCCGCACACCGGCGTCCGTGCCGACCTGGCCATCGCCAGCCGCTAG